One genomic region from Bacillus sp. SLBN-46 encodes:
- a CDS encoding ribonucleoside-diphosphate reductase subunit alpha: MTISVQSEHVSFLESINQVEQEYNIDASELKKQISQLEVSPTEMNKHALHYAVNQIAIDQPDWTFVAASFYLNELYFKAAESRGYKSPNKYGDFYGLLKQLTDIGIYSNDLLSLYSKDEIDTLAKAINPKKDHLFTYIGLFLFADRYLARDYNRNIYELPQERFMIIAMTLMKYEKETIRLSLVKEAYWALSNLYMTVATPTLANAGKSFGQLSSCFIDTVDDSLDSIYLNNWDISRLSKDGGGIGIYYGKVRALGSDIKKFKENSSGVVPWIKLVNDTAVSVDQLGQRQGAIAVYLDLFHKDIMSGFLDLKTNNGDERRKAHDIFTGVTIPDLFMQRIEEKDENGRSIGEWHTFCPHQVKQIMGWKDEKGNLLGLEDFYDESDHKYFTEKYEEAVKNPLLPRKTYRAMDIMARIMVSQLETGTPYMFYRDEVNRKNPNKHLLGKGRTSIYCSNLCTEITQNMSPTTIVNEYQDEEGNIVMVRKPGDFVVCNLSSVNLAKAVPANVLERLIRIQVRMLDNVIDLNTISVRQAQLTNKKFRAVGLGTYGWHHLLALKGIHWESDAAVHFADVLYEDIAFYTIRSSMELAMEKGSYSQFSGSEWQTGDYFTRRNYETERWSDLKRKVAIHGLRNGWLMAIAPNSSTAKIGGSTDGIDPIYSVEYAEEKKNFKFKVTAPDLNHHTYNYYRRVRHEIDQVWSIKQNAARGRHIDQAISFNLYVRHDIKAKDLLNLHLESWKQGLKTTYYVRSTTQAEIEECDACHS; encoded by the coding sequence ATGACAATCAGTGTACAAAGTGAACATGTTTCTTTTTTAGAATCTATTAATCAAGTTGAACAGGAATACAACATTGATGCTTCTGAACTGAAGAAGCAAATTAGTCAGTTGGAAGTATCACCGACTGAAATGAATAAGCATGCATTACACTATGCAGTCAATCAAATAGCGATAGACCAACCCGATTGGACGTTCGTTGCTGCCAGTTTCTATCTGAATGAATTATATTTTAAGGCGGCCGAAAGCCGAGGTTATAAAAGTCCAAATAAATATGGAGACTTTTATGGATTACTAAAACAACTAACGGATATAGGAATCTATTCCAATGATTTATTAAGTCTTTATAGTAAGGATGAAATAGATACATTAGCAAAAGCGATTAATCCAAAAAAGGATCATTTATTTACATACATAGGATTATTTCTATTTGCAGATCGATATCTTGCCCGTGATTATAACCGAAATATTTATGAACTTCCCCAAGAGCGATTTATGATTATTGCTATGACACTAATGAAGTACGAAAAAGAAACCATTCGTCTAAGTCTAGTGAAAGAGGCATATTGGGCTTTAAGCAACTTATATATGACAGTTGCAACTCCTACCTTAGCGAATGCAGGAAAAAGCTTTGGTCAGCTCTCCTCATGTTTTATTGATACGGTTGATGATTCACTTGATAGTATATATTTAAATAATTGGGATATTTCTCGGTTAAGCAAAGACGGCGGTGGGATCGGGATTTATTATGGAAAGGTTCGTGCTCTTGGTTCAGATATAAAGAAATTTAAAGAAAACTCATCTGGCGTAGTTCCATGGATAAAGTTAGTAAACGATACAGCTGTTAGTGTTGATCAGTTAGGTCAACGGCAGGGAGCCATTGCTGTATATTTAGATCTATTTCACAAAGATATTATGAGTGGATTTCTAGACTTAAAAACGAATAATGGCGACGAGAGACGGAAGGCTCATGATATATTTACCGGCGTAACGATACCAGATTTATTTATGCAACGAATAGAAGAAAAAGATGAGAACGGAAGGAGTATTGGAGAGTGGCATACATTTTGTCCTCATCAGGTAAAACAGATCATGGGCTGGAAAGATGAAAAAGGTAATCTTCTTGGATTGGAAGATTTTTATGATGAAAGTGATCATAAATATTTTACAGAGAAATATGAAGAGGCGGTAAAAAACCCACTTCTTCCCCGTAAAACATATCGAGCTATGGACATTATGGCACGAATCATGGTTTCACAACTAGAAACAGGAACTCCATACATGTTTTACCGTGACGAAGTGAACAGAAAAAATCCGAATAAACATCTTTTAGGCAAGGGGCGTACTTCTATCTATTGCAGTAACTTATGTACCGAAATTACGCAAAATATGTCTCCTACAACAATCGTTAACGAATATCAGGACGAAGAGGGAAACATCGTAATGGTACGTAAACCAGGTGATTTTGTTGTTTGTAATTTATCCTCGGTTAATCTTGCAAAAGCTGTACCAGCGAATGTCTTAGAACGACTAATACGGATACAGGTAAGAATGTTAGACAATGTCATTGACTTAAATACAATCTCAGTGCGGCAGGCGCAATTGACGAATAAAAAGTTTAGAGCTGTTGGACTTGGTACTTATGGGTGGCATCATCTTCTCGCACTAAAGGGAATTCACTGGGAATCCGATGCTGCCGTTCATTTTGCAGATGTATTATATGAAGATATTGCTTTTTACACCATTCGGTCTTCAATGGAACTAGCAATGGAGAAAGGATCGTATAGTCAATTTAGCGGTTCTGAGTGGCAGACTGGAGACTATTTTACACGTAGAAATTACGAGACTGAGAGGTGGAGTGATTTAAAGAGGAAGGTAGCTATTCATGGACTTCGCAATGGGTGGCTTATGGCTATTGCACCAAACTCATCAACAGCAAAAATTGGTGGTTCAACAGATGGAATTGATCCCATATATTCAGTGGAATACGCTGAAGAGAAGAAAAATTTTAAATTTAAAGTGACAGCACCTGACCTAAACCATCACACTTACAATTATTATCGTCGTGTAAGGCATGAAATTGATCAAGTTTGGAGTATAAAACAGAATGCTGCTCGTGGACGTCATATTGATCAGGCAATTAGTTTCAACCTTTATGTTCGACATGACATAAAAGCGAAAGATTTATTAAA